In the Pirellulales bacterium genome, CGGACCGAATGTCTTTTTCAATTCCGCGATCAACGCATCGTTCGCCACGACTTGCGCATCGCCGAGCGGAGGGAGCCTTGGTGTCGCGTCGCGTACGCCGGCCACACCGTGCCGCGGCGGTCGGTTAACCCTCTGCGTCCCACGGGTCCAGATCGGCGGATTCACGTCGGACGAAAAGGGGAAATGCGCAATCGATAGATTCGGCAGCGCGTCGAGCGCCACCAGCCCGTCGTTCGTGATCGCTGTACGCGCGAACATCGCAATCTGCAAACTCGGCGACTTCAGCTTCGCCAACCCTGCATTCGTGACGCCGGAAAGGCGATTCGTCGGCTGACCCGCGCCTACTACGATCTGCCGCAGCTTGGAAAACTCGTTCAACGGGACGAAGATCGAATCGTCGATCCGTTCTCCCTGGGCTCGGATTTCGGTGATGTTCTGGCACGCGACTAAGTACTTCAGCCCATCGCCGGTAAACTTGGGACCATCGATCTCTAGTTCCCACAGGCCGGTCAGGTTTTTCAAGTGTGCCAGTCCGGCATCGGTCAGCACTTTGCTTTGGAGCGACAGCCGAAACAGTTGCGTAAGCTCGCCGACTGCGGCCAAGCTATCGTTGGTGATCAGCGGGCAGTCGCGCAGGCGCAGCCATTCTAAGCCTGCGGCCGCCTGCAAATGTCGCAGGCCGGCGCCGGTCAGCCGATCGCTTTGGAGCGTTAGCATCCTGAGGTTCGGCAGGCTCGCCACGGTCGACAATCCGTCGTCGGTAAAGCCGGCACCTTGCAGATCAACAGCAGTGAGTGACCGGCACCTGGCCAAACTTTGCAAACCGGTGTCTTTAATCCCGTCGGACGAAATTGCGAGCTGCGTCAGGCGCGGGCAACGCGCGATACCGGCCAATGCGACGTCGGTGATGCGTAGCCGGTTATTGTTGATGTTCACGGAAACAAGCGATGGGAACTCCGCCAGCGTCTGCAGGCCGGCATCCGAGACGCTCGTGCCGTTCAAACGCAGGGTGCCAAGCTTTGGTAGCTCGGCCAGGATCAAAAGCCCATCGTCCGCCAAACTCGGGGACGAGACCGATAGTTCTTCCAGGTTCGGTAATCGAGCGACGTGTTTTAGCGCCGCGGTCGTGAACGGAAATGACAAAGACAGATTTCGCAGCGAGTCCATCCGCCCGATCGACACCAGGCAATCTTCCGTGAGATCTTCGCCCCCCAGGCTCAATTCGTCGATGTTCCCCAGCTCGGCCAGCCGGGCCACATCCTCATTGCTCGCATGAAATCCGGTCGTGCCGACTTGAAAACCAAGAATTCCCTCGATGATGAGAAAATCGCGCGGGCGTAGCTCGTTAATGATCGCCGTTTGCGCCGGGGTCGCCTGAAAACGCTCGTACGGCGCGGCACGCAGCGCTGAGAACAGCACGACGCCCCCCACAGCAACAGCAAACGCTGCTAACCCGAGCGCCGCGCGCAACGTGACGCGCATCGCCCGCGGCTTATTCTCGACCAGCCGTGTCACACGTGTGGCCAGGTCATCGCGGGCGTCGTCCACCAGCGCCGTAGCGCCGCCGATGCGCAGTGGCGCGGCCGCGCTCCACTCAGCGATCAGCACCAGCACCTCGGCCAATCTCCGGCGCTCGCCGGGCGTAGCCGCGGCATAGTCGTCGCAGATTTGCTCGCGCTCCGAGGACAATCCCCGATTGACCGCGCGCACCAAAGGATTCCACCAGAAGGCGGCGCTCGTCAGACGTTCCACCAATGCCACGCGATGATCGCGCCGCACCACATGCGCCACTTCATGGGCGACGACCAGACGCAACTGCTCGTCATCCAGCCGCGTCGCCATATGGGCCGGTAATACGATCGTCGGCCGCCACAAACCGAAAGACAACGGCGCAGGCGCCGCGGCCGATTCGCGAATTTCCACGCGACGACGCACGCGTGCTTCGCCCAGGCAGGCGGCCAGAGTAGCCGCGATGCGAGGATCCGCGGGCGCTATGAGCGTGCGCTTCAGCCGGCGCAGCACCCGCGTTCCCCAAGCCAATCGCACGAGGCCGACCAACGTTCCGATCCACCAGGCAAAGACAACCAGCCCCAGCAGCCGAGGAAGCAGCGGTTGATCGACGATCGTACGGCCGTCGGGCTGACGTTTTACCTGAAACTCTGTCAGCCGAGACATCCACGATGCGGCAGTCGGCGATTTGCTCTCCAATGCAGCCGGCGCGCCCACTTCCGGACGAGCCGCCGGCTGAGCCGCGGCTTCCGGCATTTTCGCGATCTGCGTTGCAGCTACCGGCTCAGGCGAAGGTTCAGCCGTGGTCGCACGGACGAAGCGCGGCGTAGCGCTGGCGATCTCGATCCAGGGCCGCTCGACGTGAAGCCGCCAGCCGTGGCCGAGCACCAGGGCGCCAAACAACAGCACCGGCGCGAGCGCCGTCGCATACAGCCCAGCCAGCAGCAACGCATGTTTCACCGGGGCCGAGCGTTTGCGCAGCAACCATCTCGCTAATAGCGCCGCACCACAGGCGCCGAGCGAGCCGAGCGCAACGCTTCCCCAATACAACTGCCAACCGGTTACAAGCGAAACCATCGACATCGACATCAGGAATTCTCCTTCGGTGCGTCACCTTTGCCTGACGGCGCGTCGAGCAGGCGCCGCAAATTCTCTAGCTCGGCCGCCGTCACGCGCTTGTTGCCCAGCAGGCTCATCACCAGGCTGCTGGCCGAGCCGCCGAAAAAGCCATCCACAAACTCGTGGGCCAACAGTTGGGCCGTCGCGTCGCGATCCATGGCGGCCGTGTATCGAAATCCGTCGTCCGCCTTGTGACGCTTCAGCCAGCGCCGCTTCTCCAGCCGGTCGACCAGGTTCAGGATCGTCGTTCGCGTCACCGCGCGGCGTGCCGAGATCGCGTCCCAGATCTCAGTCACCGTTGCTCCGGTCGCGAACGACCAGACGACCTCGAGGATTTCATGCTGAGTGGCAGTCAGTGCCGAGTCTGGTTTTTTCATCACCACGGAAACACCTTCGGGTTATCGCCCCGCTGACGACAGTCGTCGTCTGTCGTCATCATAAGCGAACGACAAGTGTCGTCAAGAAAATTCTGCCCGCCTAAATTCGCTGCAGGCCGCGGTGGCTCATTTGCCCGACGTAATGCTGCGAACCTATACGGCTGGCTCGGCACTCTTACCGGTCGAACGTGCAGGTCGTGCCTCGCACGCGTGTCCCGGTCCCCGGCGAGCGATTCGGGGCGATTTCCGACCGATATAACGACGACGCGGCCCATTCCGCCCGTTTTCCAGTCGTTACGAAAGTTGTATCCTTGAAGAATGCAGCCCGCACGCTGCGCCGCCCCCAATCTTTGCCCGGGTTTCCCCGATGAACGATCCCTCTGCGTCGCATCCTGCGGACGACAACTTTTCCCCTTTCAAGGTCAGGCTGGCCGAACGGATGAGCCGTTTGCCCCCCTACCTGTTTGGACGGATTAACGCGCTGTTGTACAAGAAGCGCCGCGCCGGCGACGACGTGATCGACCTGGGCATGGGTAACCCGACTGACCCGCCGCAGGACCTGGTGATCGAGAAGCTGGTCGAAGCGGCCCGCGATCCCACGGCCCACGGCTACAGTCAATCGCTCGGCATCGCCAATCTGCGCCGTGAAGTGGCCAGCAAATATTTGAAGCGCTGGGGCGTACGGCTTGATCCCGAAAGCGAGATCATCGTCTGCCTTGGCTCGAAAGAAGGCTTCAGTCACATGTGTCTGGCCCTGATGGGGCCCGGTGATACGGCCATCGTTCCCGCGCCGACATTTCCCGCCCATGCCCACGCGGTGACGCTGGCGTCCGGAAACGTCATTACGCTCGAGGTGGCCGATTGCGAGAAGTTCCTTTCGAACGTGGCCTACACCTGCCAGCATCTGCATCCTTCGCCGAAGCTGTTGATCATCAACTACCCGCACAATCCGTCGAGCGTTACGGTTGAGCCGGAATTCTTCGTTGACGTGGTGAAGCTGGCGCGCCGTTACGGCTTTATGGTGATCAGTGACGCGGCTTACGTCGACGTGGCGTTCGATGGATATCGCCCGCCAAGCTTTCTGGCCGCGCCCGGAGCGGTGGACGTCGGTGTCGAGTTCACCACGATGAGCAAGGGATACAACATGGCCGGCTGGCGCGTCGGATTCTGCGCCGGCAATCCGGAAATGGTGCGGGCCCTGGGCACAATCAAGGCTTACTACGATTACGGCATGTTCCAGGCCATCCAGGTCGCCGCGATCGTGGCGCTGCGTCATACCGAGGCCGCGGTCGAATCGCAGGCAGCGATCTATCAGCACCGCCGCGACGTGCTAGTCGAGGGGCTGCGCCGCATCGGTTGGGACATCACGCCCCCGCGGGCCGGCATGTTCGTGTGGGCCCAGATTCCCGACGTCTGGCGGCAGCGGATGGATACGCTCAGCTTTGCCATGAAGCTGCTCGAAGAGGGGGACGTCGCCGTCAGCCCTGGCTCAGGCTTTGGCCCGGCCGGCGAAGGCTACTTGCGCATGGCACTGGTCGAGAACGAAAGCCGGCTCCGCCAGGCGGTACGGCAAATCGGCCGCTGCCTGGGACAAGAAGCACGCGAAGCCAAGACCGAACGCGCAGCCCGCCCCGTCTCAGGCTAGCGAAATCACATTTATCCGCAGATTTTCGCAGATTAAGCAAACTGGGATTTCGCGCAAACCACCGGCCCGCACGAGCCTGTGCAGACGACTCGCATCGCCCCCGTCTTGAATCTGCGTCCCTCTGCGCAATCTGCGGACCATCCCCTGGGAGCAATCCGCGGTGCTACGCGCCGAGGGCTTCCGGGCCTATAATCTTTCCCGGAATCACCACACGCGACAGGCAGGGTATCGGTGCGCTCGGAAGTTACCCACGAGCGCAAAAACAGAGGGCCCTTGCTCGCCGGGGCAAGGACCCTCATATAGGCTGTCCAGGGCGAGCCACATTTGGCGACGCTCCGGAGACCCACAGCCACTAGGAGGGTATCGGGATGTCCCCTAGCGCGACTTTAATCGCGCTAGAAAGCGCGGTGCGATATGACCAAATAGCGCCGCGAGGATCAGTCCGATCGCTCACACAACTCGGCAAAATTGATTCGACGGAACTTCGAAAAAAATTCTCAAGCGGAACGAACGCCTCGCATGAGCACTCCTCCGATCGCGAAGCTGGCCCTGGAAGATGGCACGGTCTACACCGGTACTTCGTTCGGCGCGACCGGCGAAGTCGACGGTGAAGTCTGCTTCAACACGTCGATGTCCGGCTATCAGGAAATCGTTACCGACCCCAGCTATCGCGGTCAGATCGTGACGATGACCTATCCCGAGATCGGCAACTATGGCGTCAACGCCGAGGATGTCGAAAGCGGCCGCCCGCATCTGTCCGGGTTCGTCGTGCGGCAGCTCAGCCGGCGAACGAGTAATTTTCGCTCCAATGGTGGGCTGCACGAATATTTAGCCGCAGCCGGCGTGTTAGGACTGGCCGGCATCGATACGCGGGCCCTGGTGCGACATATTCGCAGCCGTGGCGCCATGAAGGGTGTCCTGTCGACTACGGATCTCGATGATGCCAGCCTGGTCGCCAAGGCCAAGGCCAGCCGTGGACTGGTCGGACGCGATCTGGTGCGCGAGGTCGTTCCGACCGAGCCGAGGACCTGGACCGAGTCGCTCAGCCGGTGGACAAGACTAGCGGATGACGGTGATGCGCCTTCCCAGCAGCCCATGCTCGGCGACACGAGTCCACACATTGTGGCGATCGACTACGGCATGAAATGGAATATCGCCCGGCATCTGTTCGATCAGGGATGCCGCGTGACGATCCTGCCGGGCACGTTTTCCAGTGCCCAAGTGCTCGAACACAAGCCCGACGGCGTGTTCCTTTCCAATGGCCCGGGTGATCCGGAACCGCTCGAATACGCTGCGCAAACCATTCGTGGGCTGCTCGGCCAGGTGCCGGTTTTCGGCATCTGCCTAGGGCATCAACTGCTGTCACTGGCTTGCGGCGCCAAGACATTCAAGCTCAAGTTCGGCCATCGCGGCGCGAACCAGCCAGTGTTAAACCTCGAAACGGGCGCCGTCGAAATCACGGCCCAGAATCACGGCTTTGCCGTCGACGAGGAATCGTTGCCCTCGGCGCTCGAGATCACGCACCGCAACTTGAACGACAACACGATCGAAGGCGTGAAGCATCGCGAGCTGCCGGCTTTCAGTGTGCAGTACCACCCCGAGGCTTCCTCAGGGCCGCACGATAGCGCCTACTTGTTCCGCCGCTTTCGCGACATGCTGTCACTCGTCGAACAGAAGTAACCTTGTGTTGTTACTCGTTGAAACAACAGCAATGTCGTGTTGTTACTCGTCGAACAACAGTGACATGACGTCGATCACGGCCAGCGCCGCCGTCGGATTGCGCAGCTCGGCACCGGCGAGAGATTCACGCCACACACGCAGCGCGTAGCGCACGTATTGATCGCGTGATTCGTCCACCAGCCGCGTGCCTAGCTTGGCCTTGATCTCGGGCCATAGCTGCCGAAGCCCATCGAGCGCTTCGGCACGGCCGGCAATCGCCTCGAACACCGCGTCGTCGAGCTGACCGAGTTGTTCGGCCGGGTCGCTGCCCGTCGCGCTTTTGCCGATCGACAGGACCTCGTCCGATCGGCGCCGCGCAGGCGCTTGCGACGCATTGGGAACGGCTGCGGGCAACGGAAACGCCGGTGGATCTTGACGTGAAGCGACCATTGCCGTGTGTTACGTCCTCTGAATCGTTTTACTTACTGGGTGTTGATCGGGCGGCGTGCGCGGAAAGCTCGCCTTGTATCGCCTGGCAGTCGTTTAAGATCTTTCCCAGGACACGCTCTTCACCAGCGTTGGTTCGCGCGGCGGCTCCGTTCACACGGTGATCCGGCGACTTGGCGTTCCCCTTCGATAGTCCGCGACGCAACTCTTGCAACTCGCCCCACCATCCGGCGCCTCCGTCGCTGGCGGGCGCCGGTTTTACGTCAGTGCCCGAGGGCGCAGGTGCCGCAACGATCGCAGGTTCGACGGGTGCGGGCTCAATCGATTGCGCGACCGGCGATTGCGCCGGGGCCGGCTCGGACTTGGCTGCCTCTGGTTCCGGAGTCGTAATCGGCGCAGGCTCTACTTCGACAGGTGCCGGACGTGTCGCGGCGGCAAGGATCAATGCCGCGCTCTCTTCGGCGAAACGCTGCCGCTCGCGCGATAGCTCTTCGCTGGCCGCTTGCAGATCCGAGCGGGCTTGTGCCAACTCGGCGGTTGCCGACTGTGCCAACGCATGAAATTGCGCCTCCGCGTGTGCCTGATTCGCGGCCAGCACTTCGCCAAGCCTGGTCCGCTCGGATTGCAGCTCGGCGATCACTTTCGTCAGTGGCTGACCATGATCCGCAGGCGCCGGCGCCTCGGCTTCGAGTTGGGAGTTCGCCAGCCATTTCTTCGCCGCGCTTTCGGCGGCCGCGCTGGCTGCGTCCAAGCGCTGTTGCGCCTGCTGCAGACTGTCCAGTTGGCGGCGCAACTCGGCGCGATCAGACTCGAGCTTCTGCTCGCGATCGACAATCGTCGCCTGTAGCGATTCGAGATGATCGAGCTGTTGGCTGACGAACTGATCGAAATCGTCGCCGGCTTGGCGCAATTCGTCGACAAATCGCGTGACCTGGCCCCGGCTTTCGTCCATCATAATTTCGATCGTTCGCTATTGGTCTACGGATTGGGTCAATGCGCGAATAGCGGCTCGCCGAGAGCCTCGGGGAGCGGAACGGATCGAGTACGTGGGAATACGCGTGAATGGTCGGCGGCGCGCAGAGAGAACGGCGCCCGCCAGCGAAAACATAGGTCGACTTCGCAAGACAGGCAAACCGGCAATTGCAAAAATGACCGGTAATTTCTGCGTTGTTCGGTGCCATTCACAACGTGCCCCCGATGGCGCGTAACTTCCGGACTCGTCGGAAGATTCGTCCCCGTTTCACCCCATGGATGGATTTACCCCGGGTCGTTTTTTTCGCCGTACACCCTCTATCCGAGGGAGAAGGGGACTTGCCAGCCTCGCCTGATATGCGATGTTTACTCAGAAGTTCAATCCACTTGGGTCTCAGGCGCAACGCGAGCGCAGTGCCGCAAACGCCTGAAACTAACGCGAACGCGAGTGCTTTCGGCCAGTGCCGCAACGACACTCGTGGGCCACAGAAACGACGACAGGGAGGCACACAATGACCTTTGCCAAGAAATCACACACTTTGACGAAATCGGGGCACAGCCTGCCGGCCTGGTCCTTGCTGATCGCCGTCGCCATTATCGTCAGCCAAGGCTTGTTCGTCGCGAGCGCGAGTGCAGCCCTCTCGCGTCTGCGTGCGGCCAGCGCCGCCGCGGCTGCCGGTCCCAGCTGTGGCGCTCCGGCCTGTGCCGCTCAGACTTGTGCTACTCCGGTAAAGCCTTGCTGCCCCGAACCGTGCATCCGCTACATCGATCGCACCTGTGGCAAGACTTGCTGCGATAGCTGCAAGCCGGCGGTCAAGACCGTGCTCAAGGTCGTGAACCCTGTCACTTGCTGCCCGGTGGATGTACCGGTCTGCTTGCCGGCCTGCTGCGAAGGCTGCCCGGCTGTCGACAGCAAGTGCGGCCTGCTCAGCCGCGGCGTTGTGACCTACGACTGGTGCTGCGGTTACCGCGTCGTCGTCCGCTTCGATCGTTGCGGCGATGTGACGGTTGTGTACCGCGGCTAGAACGTGAAGTTCAAGCCAAAGTTCATACCTTGCAGCCAGTAGGTATTCTGCTGCCAGGTAAACGTGGGAGCGCTGAAGCTGCTGGATTGTGACAGGTCGACGTTGGTGTCGATCTGTCGCCCGGCCTGCACGACGTTGCTGATCCAGATCAGCGAATAGCCAAACGTCGCGCGCATGCGGGGCGTGATTTGGCAGCCCAGGTTGAGCGTCACTTCGGGAATGGCCGCGAAGACATTGCGGTCATACCGGCCAATGTTGCTCTGTTGCGCGAACAGGTCCCCTACGAAGTTGGCCGGCGTTTGCCCCGGCACAGTCGTGCTGCTGTAACCGTTGATCAGCACGGTTTGCCGCATGTTGCCCAACGAGACCTTGGCCACGGTGTTCAACGACCAGATGCCGCGGCGGCGCTCGGTCATGATGCCGATCTGGCCGCCGTTGAATTTGTTCGTGGCGCGAAATCCGTCGAAGCCGACCAGCGTCGTCCCCAGCGGCACCTGCGGATTGTTGGGATCGATCGACACCGAGTGATCGTCGATGCCCACCGAATCGTCCAGTTCCAAATAGCGCCAGCCGTAGATCAAGTCCACTCTTCGTCGTGGACCGGCGGCCAAGACTTGCCGCAGGTAAGTGTCCCCCGCGACAAAGCTATCGGTCGTGCGCACGCGGATTCCGCCCGAGAGTAAGCCCGACTGTGCGATGACAAATGCGTTGGGCGAGTTAGTCTGCGTATCGAAGTAGGGTCGGGCTAGGGTCGTCGTCCCGTCCGAAACGGCCGTAAAGTTGCTGGCCATATTCTGCAGGCCGATGAACGACGCCCCGATGCCGAACGTTTGCCTCGCGTTGAACCAGGTACCGATGTTCAATCGTCCGCCGGAGCGAATCCCGTTGTCGACGCGATCGTCGCCGAACAGGATCTTCACGTTCGGATCGTCGAGCGCCCCGCCTTGCGAACCCGTGGTCGCCAATGGCGGCAACGACGCCCCGCGACTCCACCACATCAGATATTCCATGTTCACCCACGAACCACATGGAATGCGCAGGTTCAACGGAGGTGGGCAGTAGTTGTCCCACATGCTGCCGCAGCCGGCTGACTCGGCGCACGACATACAACTGTCGGCGAATCCATCGTCGTCATAGGTCAGGCCGTATTCGCCGTAGTAAGGCTCGTTCGTTGGACCTTGGTCCGGTTCCGGTGTCGGTACGAACTCGCCGCGCGGTGCCATCTCGCGTGTCGGAACTTGCTCGCGCGGCGCTGGGGTCCGGCGCGGCGGCGCGCCAGGATCAACAAACGGCAAGTTGTTGTTCGCACCTTCCCGGCCGGGCATCGCCTCGTCAGGTTGCTTGTCC is a window encoding:
- a CDS encoding M56 family metallopeptidase; its protein translation is MSMSMVSLVTGWQLYWGSVALGSLGACGAALLARWLLRKRSAPVKHALLLAGLYATALAPVLLFGALVLGHGWRLHVERPWIEIASATPRFVRATTAEPSPEPVAATQIAKMPEAAAQPAARPEVGAPAALESKSPTAASWMSRLTEFQVKRQPDGRTIVDQPLLPRLLGLVVFAWWIGTLVGLVRLAWGTRVLRRLKRTLIAPADPRIAATLAACLGEARVRRRVEIRESAAAPAPLSFGLWRPTIVLPAHMATRLDDEQLRLVVAHEVAHVVRRDHRVALVERLTSAAFWWNPLVRAVNRGLSSEREQICDDYAAATPGERRRLAEVLVLIAEWSAAAPLRIGGATALVDDARDDLATRVTRLVENKPRAMRVTLRAALGLAAFAVAVGGVVLFSALRAAPYERFQATPAQTAIINELRPRDFLIIEGILGFQVGTTGFHASNEDVARLAELGNIDELSLGGEDLTEDCLVSIGRMDSLRNLSLSFPFTTAALKHVARLPNLEELSVSSPSLADDGLLILAELPKLGTLRLNGTSVSDAGLQTLAEFPSLVSVNINNNRLRITDVALAGIARCPRLTQLAISSDGIKDTGLQSLARCRSLTAVDLQGAGFTDDGLSTVASLPNLRMLTLQSDRLTGAGLRHLQAAAGLEWLRLRDCPLITNDSLAAVGELTQLFRLSLQSKVLTDAGLAHLKNLTGLWELEIDGPKFTGDGLKYLVACQNITEIRAQGERIDDSIFVPLNEFSKLRQIVVGAGQPTNRLSGVTNAGLAKLKSPSLQIAMFARTAITNDGLVALDALPNLSIAHFPFSSDVNPPIWTRGTQRVNRPPRHGVAGVRDATPRLPPLGDAQVVANDALIAELKKTFGP
- a CDS encoding BlaI/MecI/CopY family transcriptional regulator — translated: MKKPDSALTATQHEILEVVWSFATGATVTEIWDAISARRAVTRTTILNLVDRLEKRRWLKRHKADDGFRYTAAMDRDATAQLLAHEFVDGFFGGSASSLVMSLLGNKRVTAAELENLRRLLDAPSGKGDAPKENS
- a CDS encoding aminotransferase class I/II-fold pyridoxal phosphate-dependent enzyme; this translates as MNDPSASHPADDNFSPFKVRLAERMSRLPPYLFGRINALLYKKRRAGDDVIDLGMGNPTDPPQDLVIEKLVEAARDPTAHGYSQSLGIANLRREVASKYLKRWGVRLDPESEIIVCLGSKEGFSHMCLALMGPGDTAIVPAPTFPAHAHAVTLASGNVITLEVADCEKFLSNVAYTCQHLHPSPKLLIINYPHNPSSVTVEPEFFVDVVKLARRYGFMVISDAAYVDVAFDGYRPPSFLAAPGAVDVGVEFTTMSKGYNMAGWRVGFCAGNPEMVRALGTIKAYYDYGMFQAIQVAAIVALRHTEAAVESQAAIYQHRRDVLVEGLRRIGWDITPPRAGMFVWAQIPDVWRQRMDTLSFAMKLLEEGDVAVSPGSGFGPAGEGYLRMALVENESRLRQAVRQIGRCLGQEAREAKTERAARPVSG
- the carA gene encoding glutamine-hydrolyzing carbamoyl-phosphate synthase small subunit — translated: MSTPPIAKLALEDGTVYTGTSFGATGEVDGEVCFNTSMSGYQEIVTDPSYRGQIVTMTYPEIGNYGVNAEDVESGRPHLSGFVVRQLSRRTSNFRSNGGLHEYLAAAGVLGLAGIDTRALVRHIRSRGAMKGVLSTTDLDDASLVAKAKASRGLVGRDLVREVVPTEPRTWTESLSRWTRLADDGDAPSQQPMLGDTSPHIVAIDYGMKWNIARHLFDQGCRVTILPGTFSSAQVLEHKPDGVFLSNGPGDPEPLEYAAQTIRGLLGQVPVFGICLGHQLLSLACGAKTFKLKFGHRGANQPVLNLETGAVEITAQNHGFAVDEESLPSALEITHRNLNDNTIEGVKHRELPAFSVQYHPEASSGPHDSAYLFRRFRDMLSLVEQK
- a CDS encoding BBP7 family outer membrane beta-barrel protein; protein product: MNLRHLTSLATMLVAGVCVAAEPTPDTARPYVHSALVASAQRRQRAAPNQIRPAAFNDPQPAAAGQRKPGARMEMMAYDQPTYTRDRFAQKEPVETPAEGNDKPSDPFSDPEPTDQPAEQPAEMPAEAPPELAPDAAPPGAEPAAQEPAARPGDDLFTVPPSDKQPDEAMPGREGANNNLPFVDPGAPPRRTPAPREQVPTREMAPRGEFVPTPEPDQGPTNEPYYGEYGLTYDDDGFADSCMSCAESAGCGSMWDNYCPPPLNLRIPCGSWVNMEYLMWWSRGASLPPLATTGSQGGALDDPNVKILFGDDRVDNGIRSGGRLNIGTWFNARQTFGIGASFIGLQNMASNFTAVSDGTTTLARPYFDTQTNSPNAFVIAQSGLLSGGIRVRTTDSFVAGDTYLRQVLAAGPRRRVDLIYGWRYLELDDSVGIDDHSVSIDPNNPQVPLGTTLVGFDGFRATNKFNGGQIGIMTERRRGIWSLNTVAKVSLGNMRQTVLINGYSSTTVPGQTPANFVGDLFAQQSNIGRYDRNVFAAIPEVTLNLGCQITPRMRATFGYSLIWISNVVQAGRQIDTNVDLSQSSSFSAPTFTWQQNTYWLQGMNFGLNFTF